GATTCGGCCAGCCAAGGTATGTATTTGCCATCCGGATCGGTCGTCGCCAGTGGTTCGTAAATCATGTCAAGGGTGATTATCGTCCAAGTAGAGGTATCAGACCAAGCGTTTAAGGTCTGAGGTGGACTGGGTAGAGCGATTCTGAGGGTAGGTTCCTCAGCAAGACCAACAGGAATGCTCGGCAGAGCTATAAGAGCGGTTAAAAGCAGAGCGAATAGAAAGCTCGCGAAACTCGAACCACGCTTCATAACTTGCACCTCATATGATGTTTTATGGGGCCGCAATGGTTTTTTAGAAGGCCCTAGCTGGGGCTCGAGGTGAATGCCTTTAAATGTCACTATCAAGCGGTTCTTCTGAGCATGTGCTGGCTGCAGAAGGGTTAAAAGTTGTGTACGAGACGAGCTTCGGCGTCGTCGATGCGGCATCAGATGTGACATTTCAGGTGAAGAGAGGTGAATTTTTCGGATTAGCTGGGGAGTCGGGATGTGGGAAGAGTACCGTAGCATACTCTTTGGTAAAGGAAGTCCCGCCTCCTGGTAGGATAGTGGGAGGTAAGATCTACATAAATGGAAGGGACGTAGTTCCGCTTTCAGAGGACGAGATGCGGAAAATAAGATGGAAAGAAATTAGCGTTATACCCCAAGCTGCGATGAATGCTTTGAACCCCGTGTACACAGTCGGCGATCAGATAGCTGAGGCGATACTGGCCCATGAGGAGATGAGTAAGGATGATGCACTAGCCAGAGCAGAAGAGCTGCTTGATCTGGTGGGGGTGGGCAGACAGAGGGTTAGGAGCTACCCTCATGAGCTCTCCGGGGGGCAGAGGCAGAGGGTCATGATAGCCATGGCCTTGGCACTCAACCCCCCCGTTGTTATAGCTGACGAACCCACTACTGCCCTCGATGTGGTGGTTCAGGCCCAGATCCTCAACTTGTTCAAGGAATTGAGGAGTAAGTTTAACATGTCTCTCATTTTCATAACCCACGACCTCACTACCATGTTCGAATTGGTGGACAGAATTGCGGTAATGTACGCCGGGAAGATAGTGGAAATAGGGCCGACCGACAAGATAGTAGATGACCCCCTCCATCCCTACACGGAGCTGCTGGTGAGGGCGGTCCCGAGGATAGGAGTGGGAGAGAAGGGGAGGTTCGAATACATACCAGGATCTCCGCCAAATCTGCTGGAACCCCCGCCCGGATGTAGATTCCATCCCCGCTGCCCGAAGAGGTTCGAGCCGTGTGATAAGGAGGAGCCGAGGATGGTGGAAGTGGAGAAGGGTAGGTTCGTGGCCTGCCACTTGATTGCAGGCAGGACATCTTAGGTGAGAGCTATGATAATAGAGGTCAGGGGTCTCAAGAAGTACTTCCCCGTGAGAAGGAGCTGGTCGGACATTCTGAAGGGTAGGGAGCAGAAGTTCGTGAAAGCAGTTAACGACCTCAACTTCGCGATTGAGGAGAATGAGGTCTTTTGCTTAGCTGGAGAGTCGGGATGTGGGAAGAGCACCACTGGCCGACTTCTGGTCAGGTTGCTGGAGCCGACTGAGGGACAAGTCATCTTTGAAGGGAGGAATATCTACGACATACCCAAAGGAGAGTTCAAGGAATATAGGAAGAAGATGCAGATAATATTCCAAGATCCCTACGAGTCCCTGAACCCTAGGATGACCATCTACGATCTGATAGAGGAACCTCTCCGCATACACGGAGTTCGAAGCGAGGAGGAGAGGTTCGATATGGTTTATCAGGCTCTGAAGGATGTGGGGCTGGAGCCTCCCGAGGACTTCATGATAAGGTATCCCCACCAGCTGTCGGGGGGACAGAGGCAGAGGGTGGCCATTGCTCGGGCGCTGATACTGAACCCCAAGTTTGTGGTCGCCGACGAACCGGTCAGTATGCTTGATGTGTCTATAAGGGCCGGCATACTTAAGCTCATGCTCGATCTAAAGGAGAAGTATGGTCTCACCTACCTCTTCATAACCCACGACCTGTCGGTGGCCTATCACATGTGCGACAGGCTGGCGATCATGTACTTGGGGAAAATAGTGGAGCTGGGATCCGCAGATAGCGTGATACTCGATCCCAAGCATCCATACACGAAGGCACTGGTAGAAGCTGTTCCCAAGGGTCAAGTGGACTACAGGAGGAAGTTGAAGGAGGTCCCAATAAAGGGAGACGTTCCAAGCCCTATAGACCTGCCGAGAGGATGCATATTCCATCCAAGGTGCGTAGAGGCTTTTGAGCCGTGTGATAAGGAGGAGCCAAAGCTTGTGGAAGTGGAGAAGGGTAGGTTCGTGGCCTGCCACCTCTACCGCTAATCCCTGAGCAGGTGGAGTTCAAGACCGTGATACTTAAGGGCTAGGAAGTCTGTATCCAACGTTATCAGAGGAAGCCCGTTGGACATGCATATGGCTCCTATGAAGAGATCCCTCAGAGATACAGTCCTTCCCTCCTTCTTTAGGGACTTGAATAGCATGGCCGCCAACTCGGAGGAATCATCGTCGAGGGGAAGACTTATCAACTGATCTATCCAGAACTTCTCCCTATCGGTCAGATTTCCGGAAAACAACTCGAATCTGCTGATGGTAGTCAGGTAGAACTCATTATCTATGGATAGAACCTTATCTAGGACCTCCTTATTTCCCGCTGCTATTTCTATCACGATGTTCGTGTCAAGGACTGCCCCCATCTCTCGAACTCCTCCTCTAACTCTTCCACAGCTCTCTTCATTTCCTTATATCTCTCTTTACTCATCGTGCTGAATAGCATGAGCAATACATGAGAGTTACCTCTCCTTTCTTTTAAGAGGTCCCTTATGACCTCTGAGAATGACCTCTTCCCCTTTATCCTGAGCAACTCCTTGTATACGTCATCTGATAGGGTTATGGTCTTAGGCATCGTGTATTCAGTGCATGAAAAATTCAATAAGTTTGCGGCTCGTGGGAATGGGAGATCCACCCGGCGCGGTTAAGTTATTCGACCCTGAGACTCCTGAGTGATACCATGTGCAGGAATTATGAGGAACTTTACAGAGAGGCCGTCGAGCTGACTAGGAGGTTAGTCAGCATCCCGAGTGTGATAGGGAGCGAGGAAGAGATCTCCAAATTCCTAGCCGACTGGCTGGCGGACAAGGGACTGATGGTACGGAGGGATGAGGTTGGGAATGTCATATCGATGAGCGGTGAGGGTCGCCTGTACCTCCTCTACAACGGGCACATGGACACCGTCCCCCCTCAGCCAAGATGGACCAAAGATCCTTTCGACCCCGTCATCGAGGAAGACAAGCTCTACGGCCTCGGCAGCTCGGACATGAAGGGCGGATTAGCTGCCATGGCCGTCGCTTACGCGGAGCTGGCCAACTGCACTGACCTTCCCCTTATATACACTGCCGTGGTGAGGGAGGAAGGCGGCGATGACACCCCGGAGAACATGAGGGGGGCTCTTCACCTCGCTAAGACGTTCCTCCAAGGAAAGAAGGCCGTGGGCATAGTGGGGGAGGGTTCCGTAGATAAGGACGGGAGGCTGATCATCAGGATAGGCCACAACGGTAAGTTGAGGATGAAGATCAGGGTCAGGGGGATAGCGGGTCACGGATCGAGGCCAGACTACGCGGTTAACGCCATATATCTGGCCATGGAGGTGGTGAGGGCCTTCAAGGAGAGTTACGACTACACCAATCCAATCAAGATACCCAAGGTGACGTTAGACAGCGAGATAAGGCCGCCTCTCTCAATCAATGTCTTCAAGGCGGGTGAGGCGATAAATCAGATACCAAACGAGGCCGAATTCTTGGTGGACAGGAGGGTAGTTTACGGGGAGGACATAGAAAAGTTGAGGAGGCGGTACTCCAGCTTGGTGGAGCATGTGATCGAGGAGCTGAGGCAGGAGCTGGCGCCGAGGCTCGAGGAGCTGGGCAGGGACATCGGAGCGGATGTCGAGGAGATCGGCATGAACAGGCCACCTTACATGTTGCCCGATAATGAGGAGGCTAGCAGACTGCTTAACGCCGCGAAGAAGGTCGTGGAAGACATGGAGGGTAAAGCGGAGCTCTCCTACGGGACCGGGTACACCGATGCCGAGATACTCTGGTCCTTTGCGGGCATTCCATCCATAATACTGGGCCCGGGAGCGAGGGCGCACGTGCAGGACGAGTACCTAGACTTGGGCCCCCTGAAAAAGGTTGTGAGGGCTTACATGGATATACCTAGGCTCATGTTTCGGTAGCTATCCTCTCTAGTTCCTCCCTGAAGCTCTTTTCTAAACCCTCATATTCTTTTATGAGCTTCTCTACGGTCTCTCTCAGGATCTTCCTAGGATCCAGACCATCCCTGACCCTCAGAAATATGATTCCCTCCTCCTTAAGTGGATGGGGGACATCGTAACCGGCGAACTCCACATCATCTCGAGCGTTAAGCTCCTCAACTATGGGGGTCAGGAGGGTGTATGTCTCACCCCTGATCACGACCCTTATCTCACTGGGCCCGACCTCCTTCACCTCAACATCCATTCTCATCTACCTCCATCTCCGACAGCTTCCTTATCAGGGTATCCATCACGAGCTCGGGATCTGCCCTGAACCACCACATCCCCCTCTCATCCCTCTCGAGCAGGCCCTCCTCCTCAGCTAACTCCAGTGCCTCGATTGGGGATACGCCTGCGTTGACAGCAGCTGCTACCACCACCTCTCTGGCCTTCCTCTGCCTTACCTCATACTTTATCTCGTTAACTAGAGTCCTTAGTTCGGACATAAGATCCACCATCTCCTCAGGCTCCAGCTCCGTGTAGAGGAGGTCCTTCTTCCAGTTGGCAGTGAGGCCGGCTCCCTTCAGTGAGAGGGTCAGGAGGCTCATTGAAACGCCTCCACCGTGCTCCATCAACCACTCCGACGGATACCTGTAGAGCCCCCCAACGGGATTCCTCACTATCTTGAAGTTCCTGTAAGATCGTCTCACCACGCTCTCCGCTACCTTGTTCTCCTCCCTAGTGCCGAAGAGGGTTATCTTCAGCCCAGAGCCAGTCACATACTTGTAGGAGTAATCCCTGCCTTCCATCCTCCTCTCCAGATACTCAAGGAAATCTTCCAGCTCGTCGTGAGAGAGCGAGAGCACAAAACTCCTCTTGTCTAAGAGGCTACCTCTTGACATATCTTATCAGCCCTTCCTTAAAGGGATTCCACCCGTATCTGCTACTGATCTTCTTGTCTAAATATACCTTACCGCATCTCTCGCACACCAAGGTGTACCCCACACCCTTCCTCAAGGGGGCACCGCAGGTGGGACAGAAGCTCAGTATGACGCCCAGGTCGGGCGGCCCTCCCATCGTAACAGTGACCGTACCGTTATCAACCGAGTTTATTCTCACAAGAACGATGTCGCTGGGCCTAGCTCCCAAGTTAGGAGGTCTCTTGGACATCACCGCTTGGACGGGAGGGGAGAGCAGCGCCCTTCTCGGCTTCACGAGGGCGGTGAGATGGACATGGTAGACGCTCCTGTCAGCATTTCTTATCTCGCCTAAAGCTATCTCCCCAGGTCTGAGGGGAAGTATAGGCTTCTTAAAGGGTCTTACGGACACATTAATGTCCCTCTCATGCAGGGAGCCCAAGTAAACTGAGTAAAGGGTGCCCCTTTCCTCCCTGACCCCCTCTCCGGGTATAAATTCCTCAACAACTCCCAACCTCTCTCCGGGAACCACGATCCTCCTTTCCCTCATGATATCACCTCGAACCTCAACATCTCCACGGGTATGCTGACAACCCTCCTCCTGTGGTAGTAGAAGATCCTCCTGAGGGGGAAGGGCCATCTCTCGACGTGAGTCAGCCTAGCTCCCCTCTTAGAGGCGTACTCGGCTAGGAACTTGGAGTTCCCAGCCATGTGTATGGAGTAAACCACCCTAGAAATCCGGAGTGCCTTATCCAAAAACTTAAGGTCCGCGTGCCTGCGCACTACCCCGAAAGGGGGGTTCTGTATCACCACATCCACCCTCTCCTCGAAGTTTGAGACATCCATCACCACGAACTTGGTCCTATCCGAAATCCCTACCGCTCCAGCGTTCTTCTTAGCTACCTCCACCGCCTCCGGGTCTATGTCCACGCCTATAGCATAGGATGCTCCATACAGGACCGAGCCTATCGCCAAGATTCCGTTACCGCACCCGAGATCCGCGACCCTCGATCTCTCCAAATCGCCCATGAGGTATGCCAAATGGATCAAAGAGGAGGCGAGGTTCGGAGGAGTGGAGTGTTGTTCCAGCTCCGGCTTGGGGTTTTTCAGGTCTTTGAGCCCCTGAAGGACTATCTCCAGCTCCTTCTTATCCCTCGGCCTTTCCATCTAGCTTGACCACTTCCACCTTGGTCATGTGTGGGATCTTGAGCTTCGCCAGCTTGACGCAGTACTTGGCCACGTCTAGGTGCTCCTCCTTTACCCTTATGAACAGAATGGTGTCGCCCTTCCTTATCTGAGCCGCTCTGCCGTCGGGCTTACCGAAAGCCAGCCTCATACCCTTCTGAAGCCTCTCCGCCTTGTGGACACCGGCCATTGCGTGCTTCCTGAGTATGTGATGGGGATAGGGGACTATCTTGAAGAAGTAGTACTCGTCCGATGGGGTCCTCTTCCTGAGCTGGGCTAAGATGGTCATCCTCGCGGCCTCTAGAGCGTTGCTTCTGACCTGGAAGCTAGCATCCGCTACGAGCCTCACCTCGTAGTCGAAATCCCCGTGCACATTGCCGTGGTCGAACTTGTTGATCTTGCTGTAGGGTATGCTCTTTATGTACTCCTTCCGAGTGTAGGGCCTCTGCAGCGCCCTATAGTTCCTCGCCGGTCTAAGGGACATACTACCTCACCTTCATCAACTTGTCCCTAACGGCCTTTATAATCCCTACTAGGTAGGTGGCCTCACCAGCGGACATACCACAGGGGAAGGTCCTCTCCACTATCCTCCTGACGAGGGGGACGACCCTCTCCCTCTTGTGGTCCGCCAGCTCGATGGCATTCACAATGTCCCTTATATAGTTAACCATCAGCTCCCTTACCTCACGGGGGACGGGCTTTTCTTGGAAGTGGGTTGGGTCTTTAAACGACAAGAAGAATTCGTAGAGGAATATGGCCGTAGCGTTGGCCAAGTTAAGGGCCGGGTACTCCTCGCTCGATGGAATGGTGGTGACTACATCGCAGAAGGCCAACTCTTCAGTCGTGAGCCCCACCGATTCCCTACCCATCACTAGGCCATAGGTCGCGTCCCAACTCAGCTCCTTCAGGAGATCTCTTATCGGGATGGCCCTCCTGTCCAATGAGTACCTGCTCACCCTAGCCGTTGTCCCTATCAGGAGGTCTATCCCCTCTCTGGCCTCCTCCAACGTTGTGAGTATTTCCGCAGCGTTCACAACATCCTTGGCATGCATCGCCGCAGCTAAAGCCCTGTCGAAGGACTCAAACATGGGTCTCACTATCCTGAGCCTCCTGAAGCCGAAGTTCTTCATCGCTCTAGCTATCATCCCCACATTATCCGCCTTCTCCGGCTCCACCAGTATGAGCACGAGATCTGGCATCTAGAATTTCCTCAGATAAAGATAAAAAAGATCTCTGGTTCGGTGTTGGAAAAAAGGTGTCATAAAATGCTAGAGATGCTCAGGGACCGCGTCTCCGGATTCATGGACAGGATTGCCGGTTGGTTGGTTTCTATGGGATTTACAGCCAACGCAGTAACTTTTTTCGGTTTATTCCTAACTATGGCGTCCTTCTTCTACCTGTACGTGGGGAATTACGTGGGAGCAGCCGTACTGATTATCCTAGCCGGTTTCTCCGATGCATTAGATGGAGCTATAGCTAGAAGGATGGGTCAGGCGGGCGTGCTAGGGTCCTTTCTAGACTCGGTGGTTGATAGGATAGAAGACGGCATCCTACTCCTAGGTATGGGGATATACTCCGGGG
The nucleotide sequence above comes from Thermoproteota archaeon. Encoded proteins:
- a CDS encoding M20/M25/M40 family metallo-hydrolase, coding for MCRNYEELYREAVELTRRLVSIPSVIGSEEEISKFLADWLADKGLMVRRDEVGNVISMSGEGRLYLLYNGHMDTVPPQPRWTKDPFDPVIEEDKLYGLGSSDMKGGLAAMAVAYAELANCTDLPLIYTAVVREEGGDDTPENMRGALHLAKTFLQGKKAVGIVGEGSVDKDGRLIIRIGHNGKLRMKIRVRGIAGHGSRPDYAVNAIYLAMEVVRAFKESYDYTNPIKIPKVTLDSEIRPPLSINVFKAGEAINQIPNEAEFLVDRRVVYGEDIEKLRRRYSSLVEHVIEELRQELAPRLEELGRDIGADVEEIGMNRPPYMLPDNEEASRLLNAAKKVVEDMEGKAELSYGTGYTDAEILWSFAGIPSIILGPGARAHVQDEYLDLGPLKKVVRAYMDIPRLMFR
- a CDS encoding METTL5 family protein — protein: MERPRDKKELEIVLQGLKDLKNPKPELEQHSTPPNLASSLIHLAYLMGDLERSRVADLGCGNGILAIGSVLYGASYAIGVDIDPEAVEVAKKNAGAVGISDRTKFVVMDVSNFEERVDVVIQNPPFGVVRRHADLKFLDKALRISRVVYSIHMAGNSKFLAEYASKRGARLTHVERWPFPLRRIFYYHRRRVVSIPVEMLRFEVIS
- a CDS encoding 50S ribosomal protein L16, yielding MSLRPARNYRALQRPYTRKEYIKSIPYSKINKFDHGNVHGDFDYEVRLVADASFQVRSNALEAARMTILAQLRKRTPSDEYYFFKIVPYPHHILRKHAMAGVHKAERLQKGMRLAFGKPDGRAAQIRKGDTILFIRVKEEHLDVAKYCVKLAKLKIPHMTKVEVVKLDGKAEG
- a CDS encoding DUF2067 family protein encodes the protein MSRGSLLDKRSFVLSLSHDELEDFLEYLERRMEGRDYSYKYVTGSGLKITLFGTREENKVAESVVRRSYRNFKIVRNPVGGLYRYPSEWLMEHGGGVSMSLLTLSLKGAGLTANWKKDLLYTELEPEEMVDLMSELRTLVNEIKYEVRQRKAREVVVAAAVNAGVSPIEALELAEEEGLLERDERGMWWFRADPELVMDTLIRKLSEMEVDENGC
- a CDS encoding ATP-binding cassette domain-containing protein produces the protein MRAMIIEVRGLKKYFPVRRSWSDILKGREQKFVKAVNDLNFAIEENEVFCLAGESGCGKSTTGRLLVRLLEPTEGQVIFEGRNIYDIPKGEFKEYRKKMQIIFQDPYESLNPRMTIYDLIEEPLRIHGVRSEEERFDMVYQALKDVGLEPPEDFMIRYPHQLSGGQRQRVAIARALILNPKFVVADEPVSMLDVSIRAGILKLMLDLKEKYGLTYLFITHDLSVAYHMCDRLAIMYLGKIVELGSADSVILDPKHPYTKALVEAVPKGQVDYRRKLKEVPIKGDVPSPIDLPRGCIFHPRCVEAFEPCDKEEPKLVEVEKGRFVACHLYR
- a CDS encoding antitoxin VapB family protein translates to MPKTITLSDDVYKELLRIKGKRSFSEVIRDLLKERRGNSHVLLMLFSTMSKERYKEMKRAVEELEEEFERWGQSLTRTS
- a CDS encoding RpoL/Rpb11 RNA polymerase subunit family protein; the protein is MDVEVKEVGPSEIRVVIRGETYTLLTPIVEELNARDDVEFAGYDVPHPLKEEGIIFLRVRDGLDPRKILRETVEKLIKEYEGLEKSFREELERIATET
- a CDS encoding CDP-alcohol phosphatidyltransferase family protein, whose protein sequence is MLEMLRDRVSGFMDRIAGWLVSMGFTANAVTFFGLFLTMASFFYLYVGNYVGAAVLIILAGFSDALDGAIARRMGQAGVLGSFLDSVVDRIEDGILLLGMGIYSGDLLLAALAIHSSMLVSYIRAKAESLRVTGTQYSLTGRAERVLLAALFCALNQVRVGLLAMALLNYLTALERAFIFLRRVSKLRDS
- a CDS encoding ABC transporter ATP-binding protein, with protein sequence MSLSSGSSEHVLAAEGLKVVYETSFGVVDAASDVTFQVKRGEFFGLAGESGCGKSTVAYSLVKEVPPPGRIVGGKIYINGRDVVPLSEDEMRKIRWKEISVIPQAAMNALNPVYTVGDQIAEAILAHEEMSKDDALARAEELLDLVGVGRQRVRSYPHELSGGQRQRVMIAMALALNPPVVIADEPTTALDVVVQAQILNLFKELRSKFNMSLIFITHDLTTMFELVDRIAVMYAGKIVEIGPTDKIVDDPLHPYTELLVRAVPRIGVGEKGRFEYIPGSPPNLLEPPPGCRFHPRCPKRFEPCDKEEPRMVEVEKGRFVACHLIAGRTS
- a CDS encoding type II toxin-antitoxin system VapC family toxin, with product MGAVLDTNIVIEIAAGNKEVLDKVLSIDNEFYLTTISRFELFSGNLTDREKFWIDQLISLPLDDDSSELAAMLFKSLKKEGRTVSLRDLFIGAICMSNGLPLITLDTDFLALKYHGLELHLLRD
- a CDS encoding exosome complex RNA-binding protein Csl4; this translates as MRERRIVVPGERLGVVEEFIPGEGVREERGTLYSVYLGSLHERDINVSVRPFKKPILPLRPGEIALGEIRNADRSVYHVHLTALVKPRRALLSPPVQAVMSKRPPNLGARPSDIVLVRINSVDNGTVTVTMGGPPDLGVILSFCPTCGAPLRKGVGYTLVCERCGKVYLDKKISSRYGWNPFKEGLIRYVKR
- a CDS encoding TrmJ/YjtD family RNA methyltransferase, yielding MPDLVLILVEPEKADNVGMIARAMKNFGFRRLRIVRPMFESFDRALAAAMHAKDVVNAAEILTTLEEAREGIDLLIGTTARVSRYSLDRRAIPIRDLLKELSWDATYGLVMGRESVGLTTEELAFCDVVTTIPSSEEYPALNLANATAIFLYEFFLSFKDPTHFQEKPVPREVRELMVNYIRDIVNAIELADHKRERVVPLVRRIVERTFPCGMSAGEATYLVGIIKAVRDKLMKVR